The Corvus hawaiiensis isolate bCorHaw1 chromosome 7, bCorHaw1.pri.cur, whole genome shotgun sequence genome contains a region encoding:
- the IDH1 gene encoding isocitrate dehydrogenase [NADP] cytoplasmic: MSKKIHGGSVVEMQGDEMTRVIWELIKEKLIFPYVDLDLHSYDLGIEHRDATNDKVTVEAAEAIKKYNVGIKCATITPDEKRVEEFKLKQMWKSPNGTIRNILGGTVFREAIICKNIPRLVSGWVKPIVIGRHAYGDQYRATDFVIPGPGKVEMTYTPTDGGKPVTYLVHNFESCGGVAMGMYNLDQSIKDFAHSSFQMALSKGWPLYMSTKNTILKRYDGRFKDIFQEIYDREYKSQFEAKKIWYEHRLIDDMVAQALKSEGGFVWACKNYDGDVQSDSVAQGYGSLGMMTSVLICPDGKTVEAEAAHGTVTRHYRMHQKGQETSTNPIASIFAWTRGLAHRAKLDNNTSLRNFAVALEEVCIETIESGFMTKDLAACIKGLPNVTRSDYLNTFEFMDKLAENLKRKLASLPKA, from the exons ATGTCTAAAAAAATCCATGGAGGCTCCGTTGTGGAGATGCAAGGAGATGAAATGACACGAGTCATCTGGGAGCTGAttaaagaaaagctgatttttcctTATGTAGATCTGGATTTACACAG CTATGACTTGGGCATTGAGCATCGTGATGCTACAAATGATAAAGTAACCGTGGAAGCTGCTGAAGCCATAAAGAAATACAATGTGGGCATAAAGTGTGCAACCATCACTCCTGATGAGAAGAGAGTGGAGGAGTTCAAGTTGAAGCAGATGTGGAAGTCTCCCAATGGCACAATTAGAAACATCCTAGGTGGCACTGTCTTCAGAGAGGCTATTATCTGCAAGAACATTCCCCGGCTGGTGTCTGGATGGGTGAAACCCATTGTCATCGGCCGTCACGCTTATGGGGATCAA tacaGAGCAACTGATTTTGTGatacctgggcctggaaaagtgGAGATGACCTACACTCCCACAGATGGAGGCAAACCAGTCACATATCTGGTCCATAACTTTGAAA GCTGTGGTGGCGTAGCCATGGGAATGTACAATCTTGACCAGTCTATAAAGGATTTTGCCCACAGTTCCTTCCAAATGGCACTGTCTAAAGGCTGGCCCCTCTACATGAGCACCAAGAACACCATTCTGAAGAGATATGATGGCCGCTTCAAAGACATCTTCCAGGAGATCTATGACAG AGAATACAAGTCCCAGTTTGAAGCCAAAAAGATATGGTATGAGCACAGGCTCATTGACGACATGGTTGCTCAGGCCCTGAAGTCTGAAGGAGGCTTTGTCTGGGCCTGCAAGAACTATGATGGGGATGTGCAGTCTGACTCTGTTGCACAAG GCTATGGCTCTCTGGGGATGATGACCAGCGTGCTGATCTGCCCTGATGGCAAGACTGTTGAAGCAGAAGCTGCTCATGGGACAGTTACTCGTCACTACCGCATGCACCAGAAAGGCCAAGAAACATCCACTAACCCCATTG CCTCCATCTTTGCATGGACAAGAGGCCTCGCTCACCGAGCTAAGTTAGACAACAACACTAGCCTCAGGAACTTTGCAGTTGCCCTGGAAGAAGTCTGCATTGAGACCATTGAATCTGGCTTCATGACAAAGGACCTTGCTGCCTGCATCAAAGGCCTGCCTAA TGTCACACGCTCTGATTACCTGAACACCTTTGAGTTCATGGACAAACTTGCTGAAAACTTGAAGCGGAAGCTGGCCTCTCTGCCCAAGGCTTAA